The Halichondria panicea chromosome 14, odHalPani1.1, whole genome shotgun sequence genome contains a region encoding:
- the LOC135347958 gene encoding uncharacterized protein LOC135347958 has translation MTSAMKEFNFFRDGDSYCLTIQIRPRNDYVFGEWSEPSLIYLGVPGSCTDPLPTDPPPTTDPPTDPPTTMESTTDPPNTPSTGALKPTTNPVIVIGVSVFAAVIVVLCACIIFILFCYCARRRKRNWRLNILHDPSGMDLMFSRDPHRHLLTQTPTDPQFPEIDEWEISASEIIIEDSLGEGAFGEVYKGVVKGPIRCTRVQPSLRNAIAVPVAIKLLKGTYNSYGSNIVVGRTILNNYHVNCVLSM, from the exons ATGACTTCGGCAATGAAAGAGTTCAACTTTTTCAGAGATGGTGATTCTTACTGCCTGACCATTCAG ATCAGACCTCGCAATGATTATGTGTTTGGGGAATGGAGTGAGCCTTCTCTGATCTATCTTGGAGTACCAG GCTCCTGTACAGACCCTCTACCCACTGACCCTCCACCCACTACTGACCCACCCACTGACCCACCTACAACCATGGAGAGTACAACAGACCCTCCAAACACGCCTTCTACTGGAGCTTTAAAACCCACCACCAATC CTGTGATCGTGATTGGCGTGTCTGTATTTGCTGCTGTGATTGTTGTGCTTTGTGCCTGCATCATATTCATCTTATTTTGCTACTGTGCGCGCAGGAGAAAAAGGAACTGGAGGCTCAATATT ctccacgACCCGTCTGGGATGGATCTCATGTTTAGTCGAGACCCTCATCGCCACCTGCTCACTCAAACACCCACTGACCCCCAATTCCCTGAAATTGACGAGTGGGAAATATCAGCATCGGAGATTATCATAGAGGACTCCTTAGGGGAGGGTGCTTTCGGAGAAGTGTACAAGGGTGTAGTCAAGGGGCCGATAAGGTGTACCAGAGTGCAGCCTTCTTTGAGGAATGCTATTGCAGTACCTGTGGCTATCAAGTTGCTCAAAGGTACGTACAATAGTTATGGATCCAACATTGTAGTTGGGAGAACTATATTAAACAACTACCACGTCAATTGTGTGCTGAGCATGTGA
- the LOC135347872 gene encoding mucin-2-like: MKQIVSLRLPLPLALLLICVYCTVSVVSTATGSGDVDQEGSTMPDYTSTTTEAETHSTTIAQTRPTTATSIADMQTTTDSEQEIITVQSSGTTDVAVTETTTVTSRPPSTFQTATILPQTESTTGQLDSTADTSAGSVTTEELASIQANTATTQAAPVTTEHLVTTAPTRPARPTVAATEEPIQANTATTQADPVTTEHLVTTAPTRPARSTVATTEEPIQANTATTQAAPVTTDHLVTTISTRPARPTVATTEEPNTATSQAAPVTTEHLVTTGPTRPARPTVATTEEPNTATTQAAPVTTEHLVTTAPTRPARPTVAETEEPIQANTATTQAAPVTTEHLVTTAPTRPARPTVAATEEPIQANTATTQADPVTTDHLVTTGPTRPARPTVAATEEPNTATTQAAPFTTDHLVTTAPTRPARPTVAATEDPNTATTQAAPVTTDHLVTTIPTRPARPTVATTTQAAPVTTEHLVTTGPTRPARPTDATTEELQANVTTTQTALLTTGVPVSTRPVATTTTEEIASIQADSDTTGAPTEGTTEPPECRVPAYSSINYETTYSSRVTDDSLLVVEGKCYVECILDVS, from the coding sequence ATGAAGCAAATAGTTTCTCTGAGACTACCATTACCTCTCGCTCTACTGTTGATTTGTGTCTATTGTACAGTATCTGTTGTCAGTACTGCCACTGGCAGTGGAGATGTTGATCAAGAGGGATCTACCATGCCAGACTACACCAGCACAACTACTGAAGCTGAAACTCACTCTACCACAATAGCTCAAACCAGACCCACAACTGCGACTTCTATTGCGGATATGCAGACAACCACTGATTCTGAACAAGAAATTATCACTGTGCAGTCAAGTGGAACAACTGACGTAGCTGTTACTGAAACTACCACAGTTACAAGTCGACCTCCTTCAACATTTCAAACTGCGACAATTTTACCCCAAACCGAGTCAACTACCGGTCAACTTGATTCAACAGCTGATACATCTGCTGGGTCTGTTACCACAGAAGAGCTAGCTTCAATTCAGGCAAACACAGCTACCACACAAGCAGCTCCCGTTACAACTGAACATCTCGTTACCACAGCTCCTACCAGACCCGCTAGGCCTACAGTCGCTGCAACGGAAGAACCAATTCAGGCAAACACAGCTACCACACAAGCAGATCCCGTTACAACTGAACATCTCGTCACCACAGCTCCTACCAGACCAGCTAGGTCTACAGTCGCTACAACAGAAGAACCAATTCAGGCAAACACAGCTACCACACAAGCAGCTCCCGTTACAACTGATCATCTTGTTACCACAATTTCTACCAGACCAGCTAGGCCTACAGTCGCTACAACAGAAGAACCAAACACAGCTACCTCACAAGCAGCTCCCGTTACAACTGAACACCTCGTTACCACAGGTCCTACCAGACCAGCTAGGCCTACAGTCGCTACAACAGAAGAACCAAACACAGCTACCACACAAGCAGCTCCCGTTACAACTGAACATCTCGTTACCACAGCTCCTACCAGACCAGCTAGGCCTACAGTCGCTGAAACAGAAGAACCAATTCAGGCAAACACAGCTACCACACAAGCAGCTCCCGTTACAACTGAACATCTCGTCACCACAGCTCCTACCAGACCAGCTAGGCCTACAGTTGCTGCAACAGAAGAACCAATTCAGGCAAACACAGCTACCACACAAGCAGATCCCGTTACAACTGATCATCTCGTCACCACCGGTCCTACCAGACCAGCTAGGCCTACAGTCGCTGCAACAGAAGAACCAAACACAGCTACCACACAAGCAGCTCCCTTTACAACTGATCATCTCGTCACCACAGCTCCTACCAGACCAGCTAGGCCTACAGTCGCTGCAACAGAAGACCCAAACACAGCTACCACACAAGCAGCTCCCGTTACAACTGATCATCTCGTTACCACAATTCCTACCAGACCAGCTAGGCCTACAGTCGCTACAACCACACAAGCAGCTCCCGTTACAACTGAACACCTCGTCACCACAGGTCCTACCAGACCAGCTAGGCCTACAGACGCTACAACAGAAGAACTTCAAGCAAATGTAACGACCACACAGACAGCACTGCTCACAACTGGCGTCCCAGTTTCAACCAGGCCTGTAGCAACCACTACAACTGAAGAGATAGCATCAATTCAGGCTGACTCCGACACCACAGGTGCTCCTACTGAAGGCACTACAGAACCTCCAGAATGTCGTGTCCCTGCCTACTCCAGCATCAACTATGAGACCACGTATAGCAGCAGAGTCACTGATGATAGTCTGCTTGTTGTGGAGGGAAAGTGCTATGTTGAGTGTATTTTGGACGTTTCATGA
- the LOC135347831 gene encoding protein NLRC3-like, giving the protein MAAQHFKTSAAKAFREHYDKLVKSIQEADLPVLGAQFFCRQIISTETMEMVGNVSTSRALRVSKLMLAVMTHLDVHPDKFESALDVFKEELVYAEVASMILLSFGTIPTDSQHSLTVLAASPKTAIGKYADYLKNVYLRSKLPHKGKWPPAPCKKIIKLATIEIEEDRSHLALCKLNRSESIDEYMKNNSMDHISMEDLLAEKDGSLPKFVIIQGVPGIGKSTFAWKFCRKWAKGKIYQQYDLVVLLRMRDTRVREATKLSNLFFSEDADFSNKVAMQAVSSGGKGILLLMEGIDELPASCLADGMPLSNLLQGESLPLVTIIVTSRPWAVQTLEEKFEDQISRQVEILGFTREDILRYISHAFTEEEKTEFLEYLCSHPQLESIMHIPLNAAFVVQIYKQFRRSQQAIPSTLTQLYTALIEGLLFRYIKSVPGFDTLKIISVSSLPEPVQTHFHQLCLLAFMSFTKLTVQVTFTDSEAALYECFDFLGLMQSSTELSISSGTIVSHSFLHFTIQEFLAAYHLSKQPSQVQELFLEVHSKDPQFSMLITFLVGLNSSVLHCIKLPESKIQDLSTFHLHLLYETQSPKDVCKFLGNTIVKHYPALTSTSLDLHALSYCLCSSNCRWSLGINLGNFSSLFRISDESYKGHIIELEIIDCSERNLELFFSLPKRLFSDLYRLVIRSCEPVESVVGDILSDGRLMNLKEFSFHNKSFQVSCDLSLIMESLLASHPNLVHIGIIKTVISSSGMAGLCKYMSSRSGSPELTLYLPLNSIETESLNLLISIVAFSKILTHLDISVNHLSVEVLEMLSVALSTNSALKTLGMVNCSIDGEGAELLSTGLEENRTLLGLDLRNNRINMNGAAALASMLTVNTSLKILYLSHNKQIGHVGALRLIDSIQDDNKTLATLRLPAECEPIEYGSILMKKVRKSGRIEFINNTSLLRNTIAHEFTSSDIWPYR; this is encoded by the exons ATGGCTGCGCAACATTTCAAAACCTCAGCAGCCAAGGCTTTTCGTGAGCACTATGACAAACTGGTGAAATCCATCCAAGAAGCAGACCTGCCTGTGTTGGGAGCTCAGTTCTTTTGTCGGCAGATAATTTCCacagaaacaatggaaatgGTTGGAAATGTGTCCACCTCGAGAGCTCTCAGGGTGTCCAagttgatgctagctgtgatgACTCACCTGGACGTACATCCGGACAAGTTTGAGAGTGCCTTGGACGTCTTTAAAGAGGAGCTGGTGTATGCTGAAGTTGCTAGTATGATTTTATTGTCTTTTG GTACCATTCCTACTGACTCTCAACACTCTCTAACTGTGCTGGCGGCCTCACCAAAAACAGCTATTGGAAAATATGCGGACTACCTGAAAAATGTGTACCTTCGATCAAAGCTCCCTCACAAAGGAAAATGGCCTCCTGCTCCCTGTAAGAAGATCATCAAGCTAGCTACTATTGAAATTGAAGAAGATCGCTCACATTTAGCATTGTGTAAGCTAAATAGATCCGAGTCGATTGATGAGTACATGAAAAATAATAGCATGGATCACATTTCAATGGAAGACCTTTTAGCTGAAAAAGACGGCTCACTACCAAAATTCGTAATCATTCAAGGGGTTCCAGGAATAGGCAAATCGACTTTTGCATGGAAGTTTTGTAGAAAGTGGGCCAAAGGGAAGATCTATCAGCAGTATGATCTGGTTGTTTTGTTGCGCATGCGTGatacaagagtgagagaagCAACCAAACTTAGCAATCTCTTCTTCTCAGAAGATGCTGACTTTTCAAACAAAGTAGCAATGCAAGCAGTTTCTAGTGGTGGAAAAGGCATTCTCCTTCTAATGGAAGGAATAGACGAGCTTCCAGCTTCTTGTTTAGCTGATGGCATGCCTCTTTCTAACTTGCTTCAAGGTGAATCCCTTCCCTTAGTTACCATCATAGTAACCAGTAGACCCTGGGCTGTGCAGACACTAGAAGAAAAATTCGAGGATCAGATTTCTCGACAAGTGGAAATCTTGGGCTTCACAAGAGAAGACATCTTGAGGTACATTTCACATGCTTTCACTGAGGAAGAAAAGACAGAGTTCTTAGAGTACCTCTGCTCCCATCCTCAGCTGGAGTCCATCATGCACATCCCACTAAATGCTGCCTTTGTTGTTCAGATCTACAAGCAATTTCGTCGTTCTCAGCAAGCTATCCCTAGCACCTTGACCCAGCTCTACACAGCTCTTATTGAGGGTCTTTTGTTCCGCTATATTAAGTCCGTTCCTGGGTTTGATACTCTCAAGATTATCAGTGTTTCAAGCTTGCCGGAACCAGTACAAACACATTTCCATCAGCTTTGCCTACTAGCTTTCATGAGCTTCACCAAGCTAACAGTTCAAGTCACATTCACCGATTCAGAAGCAGCTTTGTACGAGTGTTTTGATTTCCTTGGTCTCATGCAGTCTTCAACTGAACTCTCCATAAGTAGTGGTACCATTGTATCCCACAGCTTCCTCCATTTCACAATCCAGGAGTTCCTAGCAGCTTACCATCTCTCTAAACAGCCGTCCCAAGTGCAAGAGCTGTTTTTGGAAGTTCATAGCAAAGATCCTCAATTTTCAATGCTAATCACATTTCTGGTTGGATTGAACAGCAGCGTTCTGCATTGTATTAAACTGCCAGAGTCAAAAATTCAAGATCTGTCCACATTTCACTTGCATTTGTTGTATGAAACACAATCCCCCAAGGATGTATGCAAGTTCTTAGGAAATACGATCGTGAAACATTATCCTGCCCTAACAAGTACATCACTTGACCTACATGCATTATCGTATTGTCTTTGCTCTAGCAACTGTCGTTGGTCTTTAGGAATCAATCTGGGAAACTTCTCATCACTCTTTCGCATCTCCGACGAGTCTTACAAGGGGCACATAATAGAACTGGAAATTATTGATTGTTCTGAGCGTAACCTTGAATTGTTCTTTTCTCTTCCCAAGCGTCTCTTTTCAGACTTGTACAGACTTGTAATTAGATCTTGTGAACCTGTTGAATCTGTAGTTGGAGACATCTTAAGTGACGGCCGGTTAATGAACTTGAAAGAATTTTCTTTTCATAATAAGTCTTTTCAAGTATCTTGTGATTTGAGCTTGATAATGGAAAGTCTGTTAGCTTCTCACCCTAATCTTGTTCACATAGGAATAATAAAGACTGTTATATCATCCTCTGGTATGGCTGGATTATGCAAATACATGAGTTCTCGCTCTGGTTCACCTGAGCTTACATTGTATCTTCCACTAAACAGTATTGAAACTGAATCCCTTAATTTGCTGATTAGTATTGTTGCATTTTCAAAGATTCTTACTCATTTGGATATTTCTGTCAACCATCTCTCAGTAGAAGTATTAGAAATGCTTTCTGTTGCTCTTTCTACTAATTCAGCTTTGAAAACATTAGGAATGGTCAATTGCTCAATCGATGGTGAAGGAGCTGAATTACTATCCACTGGACTGGAGGAGAATCGAACTCTCCTTGGATTGGATCTTCGCAATAATCGCATCAATATGAATGGAGCTGCTGCTCTGGCTTCAATGCTTACTGTGAACACTTCATTAAAAATACTTTACCTTTCACACAACAAACAAATTGGTCATGTGGGAGCTCTAAGACTAATCGATTCAATACAAGATGACAACAAGACTCTTGCAACACTTCGCCTCCCTGCAGAATGTGAGCCAATTGAATATGGATCGATCTTGATGAAAAAAGTACGAAAGAGTGGTCGTATAGAATTCATCAATAATACAAGTTTACTTCGGAACACAATTGCACACGAGTTTACATCATCAGACATATGGCCTTATAGATAA
- the LOC135347982 gene encoding uncharacterized protein LOC135347982: MPKKGLSQLKHKINSDLFFNTFASTKLLSTMGDREDMLAQMKVHNDKFMAAFANNDPDSIGPLYTTDCKVMPTGQDVIEGREGCVGYFGSVMKDLDVRKCVVIVDEVGPCDGETAYERTHFQMYKSDGSQIIDGKYVVIWKKVEGKWMYYIDIMNSNN; the protein is encoded by the exons ATGCCAAAGAAGGGGCTATCACAG CTtaaacataaaattaatagtgatcTCTTCTTCAACACCTTTGCCTCTACCAAGCTGTTATCTACCATGGGAGACCGAGAAG ACATGCTAGCCCAGATGAAGGTGCACAATGACAAGTTTATGGCAGCTTTTGCCAACAATGATCCCGATTCAATTGGACCACTCTACACCACTGACTGCAAAGTAATGCCGACTGGGCAAGATGTCATTGAAGGAAGAGAAG GTTGTGTTGGATACTTTGGCTCTGTAATGAAGGACTTGGATGTGCGCAAGTGTGTTGTAATTGTTGATGAAGTCGGCCCCTGTGATGGGGAAACTGCATACGAGAGGACTCACTTCCAGATGTACAAGAGTGATGGATCTCAAATTATTGATGGAAA GTATGTTGTAATTTGGAAGAAGGTTGAAGGAAAATGGATGTACTACATTGATATCATGAACTCCAACAACTAA
- the LOC135347825 gene encoding protein NLRC3-like, whose amino-acid sequence MATQDKLESVSEVFREELVHTKCATINTTPVATAAQLNQECSNEALRLLSTKIVGYHKYKHKLGLSSADIDEIDNDPRSFYSTHSKFHAALLKWKSKSIDLDNPSYSTATYGRLVEIAKEDKDGEAIREIHKACVKHTNKISAYSSTVMAAVPTSAIGKYADYLKNVYLRSKLPHKGKWPPAPCKKIIKLATIEIEDDRSHLALCKLNRSESIDEYMKNNRMNSISMEDLLTEKDGSLPKVVIIQGVPGIGKSTFSWKFCRKWAKGKIYQQYDLVVLLRMRDTRVREATKLSNLFFSEDADFSNEVAKAAVSNSGKGILLLLEGIDELPASCLADGMPLSNLLQGESLPLVTIIVTSRPWAVQTLEEKFEDQISRQVEILGFTREDILRYISHAFTEEEKTEFLEYLRSHPQLESIMHIPLNAAFVVQIYKQFRRSQQAIPSTLTQLYTALVEGLLLRYIKSVPEFDNLKIISVSSLPEPVQTHFDQLCLLAFMSFTKYTVQVTFIDSEAALYECFDFLGLMQSSTELTINTGTTVSHSFLHFTIQEFLAAYHLSKQPSQVQELFLEVHSKDPQFSMLITFLVGLNSSVLHCIKLPESKLQDLSTFHLHLLYETQSPKDVCKFSENMTFVKYSPALTSTSLDLHALSYCLCSSKCRWYLRISLRNFTSFCRIPDEFYKGQIRKLEIFDVSRNNLELFFSLPKRIFSDMYSLVISSCEPIESVVGDILSDGQLMNLKQFSFRNKNFQVSCDLSLIMESLFASHPNLIHIGIRSTVISFSGMAGLCKYMSSHSASPELTLCLPQNSIETESLNLLISTVAFSKILTHLDISFNHLSVEELEMLSVALSANLSLKTLGMVKCSIGGEGAELLSTGLEENRTLLGLDLRHNPINVNGAAALASMLTVNTSLEILYLSNNEQIGHVGALRLISALQDDNKTLATLSLPAECEPIEYGSILMDKIRKSGRIEFINNTSSVLNTIAHEFTSFDIWPYN is encoded by the exons ATGGCTACTCAGGACAAGTTAGAGAGTGTCTCGGAAGTATTCAGAGAAGAGCTGGTACACACTAAATGTGCAACCATCAACACAACACCTGTTG CGACTGCAGCTCAGTTGAACCAAGAGTGCTCGAATGAAGCTCTTCGCCTCTTGTCTACCAAAATTGTTGGATACCACAAATACAAGCACAAGCTGGGTCTGAGTAGTGCTGACATAGACGAAATTGATAATGATCCAAGAAGCTTTTACAGTACCCATAGCAAATTTCACGCTGCTCTACTgaagtggaagagtaaaagTATTGATTTAGATAATCCATCATattcaacagctacttacgGTCGATTAGTAGAAATTGCTAAAGAGGACAAGGACGGAGAGGCAATTAGGGAAATTCACAAGGCTTGTGTCAAGCATACAA ATAAGATTTCTGCTTACTCTTCAACCGTGATGGCAGCTGTACCCACATCAGCTATCGGAAAATACGCAGACTACCTGAAAAATGTGTACCTTCGATCAAAGCTCCCTCACAAAGGAAAATGGCCTCCTGCTCCCTGTAAGAAGATCATCAAGCTAGCTACCATTGAAATTGAAGATGATCGCTCACATTTAGCATTGTGTAAGCTAAATAGGTCCGAGTCGATTGATGAGTACATGAAAAATAATAGGATGAATTCCATTTCAATGGAAGACCTTTTAACTGAAAAAGATGGCTCACTGCCGAAAGTCGTAATCATTCAAGGAGTCCCAGGAATAGGCAAGTCGACTTTTTCATGGAAGTTTTGTAGAAAGTGGGCCAAAGGGAAGATCTATCAGCAATATGATCTGGTTGTTTTGTTGCGCATGCGTGatacaagagtgagagaagCAACCAAACTTAGCAATCTCTTCTTCTCAGAAGATGCCGACTTTTCGAATGAAGTAGCGAAAGCAGCCGTTTCTAATAGTGGAAAAGGCATTCTCCTTCTATTAGAAGGAATAGACGAGCTTCCTGCTTCTTGTTTAGCTGATGGCATGCCTCTTTCTAACTTGCTTCAAGGTGAATCCCTTCCCCTAGTTACCATCATAGTAACCAGTAGACCCTGGGCTGTGCAGACACTAGAAGAAAAATTCGAGGATCAGATATCTCGACAGGTAGAAATCTTGGGCTTCACAAGAGAAGACATCTTGAGGTACATTTCACATGCTTTCACTGAGGAGGAAAAGACAGAGTTCTTAGAGTACCTCCGCTCCCACCCTCAGCTGGAGTCCATCATGCACATCCCACTGAATGCTGCCTTTGTTGTTCAGATCTACAAGCAATTTCGTCGTTCTCAACAAGCTATCCCTAGCACCTTGACCCAGCTCTACACAGCTCTTGTTGAGGGTCTCTTGCTCCGCTATATCAAGTCAGTTCCTGAGTTTGATAATCTAAAGATTATCAGTGTTTCAAGCTTACCAGAACCAGTACAAACACATTTCGATCAGCTTTGTCTACTAGCTTTCATGAGCTTCACCAAGTATACTGTTCAAGTCACATTCATCGATTCAGAAGCTGCTTTGTACGAGTGTTTTGATTTCCTTGGTCTCATGCAGTCCTCAACTGAACTCACCATAAACACTGGTACCACTGTATCCCACAGTTTCCTCCATTTCACAATCCAGGAGTTCCTAGCAGCTTACCATCTCTCTAAACAGCCGTCGCAAGTGCAGGAGCTGTTTTTGGAAGTTCACAGCAAAGATCCTCAATTTTCAATGCTTATCACATTTCTGGTTGGACTGAACAGCAGCGTTCTGCATTGTATTAAACTGCCAGAGTCAAAACTTCAAGATCTGTCCACATTTCACTTACACTTGTTGTATGAAACACAATCCCCCAAGGATGTATGCAAGTTCTCAGAAAATATGActtttgtgaaatattctccTGCCCTAACAAGTACATCACTTGACCTACATGCACTATCGTATTGTCTTTGCTCCAGTAAATGCCGTTGGTATTTAAGAATCAGTCTGCGAAACTTCACATCATTCTGTCGCATCCCCGATGAGTTTTACAAGGGGCAAATAAGAAAACTAGAAATTTTTGATGTTTCTCGAAATAACCTTGAATTGTTTTTTTCTCTTCCCAAGCGTATATTTTCAGACATGTACAGCCTTGTAATTAGCTCTTGTGAACCTATTGAATCTGTAGTTGGAGACATCTTAAGTGACGGCCAGTTAATGAACTTAAAACAGTTTTCTTTTCGGAATAAGAATTTTCAAGTATCTTGTGATTTGAGCTTGATAATGGAAAGCCTGTTTGCATCTCACCCTAATCTTATTCACATAGGAATACGAAGTACTGTCATATCATTCTCTGGTATGGCTGGATTATGCAAATACATGAGTTCTCACTCTGCTTCACCTGAGCTTACATTGTGTCTTCCACAAAACAGCATTGAAACTGAATCCCTTAATTTGCTGATTAGTACTGTTGCATTTTCAAAGATTCTTACTCATTTGGATATTTCTTTCAACCATCTATCAGTAGAAGAATTAGAAATGCTATCTGTTGCTCTTTCTGCAAATTTATCTTTGAAAACGTTAGGAATGGTCAAATGTTCAATCGGTGGTGAAGGAGCTGAATTATTATCCACTGGACTGGAGGAGAATCGAACTCTCCTCGGATTAGATCTTCGCCATAATCCCATCAATGTGAATGGAGCTGCTGCTCTGGCTTCAATGCTTACTGTGAACACTTCATTAGAAATACTTTATCTTTCAAACAACGAACAAATTGGTCATGTTGGAGCTCTAAGACTGATCAGTGCACTACAAGATGACAACAAGACTCTTGCAACACTTAGCCTCCCTGCTGAGTGTGAGCCTATTGAATATGGATCGATCTTGATGGATAAAATACGAAAGAGTGGTCGCATAGAATTCATCAATAATACAAGTTCAGTTTTAAACACAATAGCACACGAGTTTACATCATTTGACATATGGCCTTATAATTAG
- the LOC135348150 gene encoding proteoglycan 4-like — MSDSQTYEGYNFEVSGSTRPTRPTVATTEEPNTATTQAAPVTTEHLVTTGPTRPTRPTVATTEEPNTATTQAAPVTTEHLVTTGPTRPARPTDATTEEPIQANTATTQAAPVTTEHLVTTAPTRPARPTVATTEEPNTATTQAGPVTTEHLVTTGPIRPARPTDATTEEPIQANTATTQAAPVTTEHLVTTAPTRPARPTVATTEEPNTATTQAGPVTTEHLVTTGPTRPARPTVATTEKLQANVTTAQTALLTTDVPVSTRPVATTTTEEIASIQADSDTTDAPTEGTTELINNYS; from the coding sequence ATGAGTGACTCACAAACTTATGAGGGTTACAATTTTGAGGTTTCAGGTTCTACCAGACCAACTAGGCCTACAGTCGCTACAACAGAAGAACCAAACACAGCTACCACACAAGCAGCTCCCGTTACAACTGAACATCTCGTCACCACCGGTCCTACCAGACCAACTAGGCCTACAGTCGCTACAACAGAAGAACCAAACACAGCTACCACACAAGCAGCTCCCGTTACAACTGAACACCTCGTCACCACCGGTCCTACCAGACCAGCTAGGCCTACAGACGCTACAACAGAAGAACCAATTCAGGCAAACACAGCTACCACACAAGCAGCTCCCGTTACAACTGAACATCTCGTTACCACAGCTCCTACCAGACCAGCTAGGCCTACAGTCGCTACAACAGAAGAACCAAACACAGCTACCACACAAGCAGGTCCCGTTACAACTGAACACCTCGTCACCACAGGTCCTATCAGACCAGCTAGGCCTACAGACGCTACAACAGAAGAACCAATTCAGGCAAACACAGCTACCACACAAGCAGCTCCCGTTACAACTGAACATCTCGTTACCACAGCTCCTACCAGACCAGCTAGGCCTACAGTCGCTACAACAGAAGAACCAAACACAGCTACCACACAAGCAGGTCCCGTTACAACTGAACACCTCGTCACCACAGGTCCTACCAGACCAGCTAGGCCTACAGTCGCTACAACAGAAAAACTTCAAGCAAATGTAACGACCGCACAGACAGCACTGCTCACAACTGACGTCCCAGTTTCAACCAGGCCTGTAGCAACCACTACAACTGAAGAGATAGCATCAATTCAGGCTGACTCCGACACCACAGATGCTCCTACTGAAGGTACCACAGAACTCATAAACAATTACTCATAA